In the genome of Pseudopipra pipra isolate bDixPip1 chromosome 4, bDixPip1.hap1, whole genome shotgun sequence, one region contains:
- the EXOSC9 gene encoding exosome complex component RRP45 isoform X3 → MAAPGLEPGRQSELLVSLNRLLERCLRDSKCIDTESLCVVAGEKVWQIRLDMHLLNHDGNITDAASIAGIVALCHFRRPDVSVQGEEVTVYTPEERDPVPLSIHHMPICVTFAFFHQGTYLLVDPSEREERVMDGLLVIAMNKHREICTIQSSGVVMLVQDQILRCSKITAVKVAEITELIQKALENDHKARKEGGKFGFAESIPNQRITAFKMESAAVDTNNVEEQAGEIIAKADPPSEVFANPILHTPGTAQIGEGIENSWGDLEESEKEEAAEEEGESEAAAFECQKTETEDTNMMKETKEDEPILLSDSEEEEVVILEPQEVPRKTRTQTSTKPENTSKKAFNKRRRKKRTSR, encoded by the exons ATGGCTGCACCCGGGCTGGAGCCTGGCAG gCAATCTGAGTTACTGGTGTCACTGAACAGACTACTAGAGCGATGCCTGAGAGATTCCAAATGTATAGATACTGAATCTCTCTGTGTTGTTGCTGGTGAAAAG GTTTGGCAAATTCGCCTGGACATGCACCTGTTAAACCACGATGGGAACATCACTGATGCTGCCAGCATAGCAGGAATTGTAGCTCTGTGCCATTTTCGCAGGCCAGACGTGTCTGTGCAAGGAGAGGAAGTAACCGTG TACACTCCTGAGGAACGTGATCCTGTCCCCCTGAGTATCCACCACATGCCCATTTGTGTCACTTTTGCCTTCTTCCATCAAGG GACCTATTTGTTGGTGGATCCCAGTGAACGCGAGGAGCGTGTGATGGATGGGCTCCTCGTGATTGCCATGAACAAACACCGGGAAATTTGTACCATCCAGTCCAGTGGAGTGGTTATGCTGGTGCAAGACCAG ATTCTGAGATGCAGTAAAATAACAGCTGTTAAAGTCGCAGAAATAACAGAACTCATTCAGAAAGCCTTGGAAAACGACCACAAAGCCAG GAAAGAAGGTGGGAAGTTCGGCTTCGCGGAATCTATCCCGAACCAAAGGATCACTGCCTTCAAAATGGAGAGTGCTGCTGTTGACACCAACAACGTGGAAGAACAAGCAGGAGAGATCATCGCTAAAGCTGACCCTCCTTCTGAAGT TTTTGCCAATCCAATATTGCACACTCCTGGGACAGCCCAAATTGGGGAAGGAATAGAGAACTCCTGGGGAGACCTTGAAGAATctgagaaggaagaagcagcagaagaggaaggTGAAAGTGAAGCAGCTGCTTTTGAATGTCAGAAGACAGAAACTGAGGATACAAATATGATGAAGGAAACTAAGGAGG atGAACCTATTTTGCTGTCTGACAGCGAGGAGGAAGAAGTTGTCATTCTGGAACCACAGGAAGTACCAAGGAAAACAAG AACACAGACCAGCACGAAACCAGAAAATACAAGTAAGAAAGCATTTaacaaaaggagaagaaagaagagaactTCCCGATAA
- the CCNA2 gene encoding cyclin-A2 — protein MLEQENQENIPPPGGKAAPPPAGPRVALGVLRGAQERPGLSLQAARGGCEGHGAAAGRHQPFSIHVDEPDGERERRPRGARHKEDAALGLRAAVCVLGERRPLAPLGNAMELSFDSPSIMDISITSETEETKPNVNNVPDYISEIHTYLREMEVKCKPKIGYMRKQPDITNSMRAILVDWLVEVGEEYKLQNETLHLAVNYIDRFLSSMSVLRGKLQLVGTAAMLLASKFEEIYPPEVAEFVYITDDTYTKKQVLRMEHLILKVLSFDLAAPTINQFLTQYFLHQQTDAKMESLSMYLGELSLIDADPYLKYLPSVIAAAAFLLADYTLTGRTWPESLCKVTGYTLEDIKPCLMDLHNTYLKAAQHTQQSIREKYKSTKYHEVSLIDPPDTLNLL, from the exons atgctggagcaggagaaccAGGAGAACATCCCCCCGCCGGGCGGCAaagcggcgccgccgcccgccggcccccgcGTGGCGCTGGGGGTGCTGCGGGGCGCGCAGGAGCGCCCGGGGCTCTCCCTGCAG GCGGCGCGGGGCGGCTGCGAGGGCCATggagcggcggcggggaggCACCAGCCCTTCTCCATCCATGTGGACGAGCCCGATggggagcgggagcggcggccgcggggcgcGAGGCACAAGGAGGACGCGGCGCTGGGGCTGCGTGCGGCCGTGTGTGTCCTGGGGGAGCGGCGGCCCCTGGCCCCCCTGGGCAACGCCATGGAGCTGAGCTTCG ACTCTCCAAGTATTATGGATATTTCAATAACCTCAGAAACCGAAGAGACAAAACCAAACGTTAATAATGTGCCAGACTATATCAGCGAAATCCATACGTACCTTAGGGAAATGGAG GTGAAATGCAAGCCTAAAATAGGCTACATGAGGAAGCAACCTGACATCACAAACAGCATGCGGGCTATTCTTGTGGACTGGCTGGTGGAAGTTGGAGAAGAATACAAACTACAGAATGAAACCCTGCACTTAGCTGTAAATTACATTGATAGGTTTCTTTCTTCAATGTCTGTTTTGAGAGGAAAACTTCAGCTTGTGGGTACTGCAGCCATGCTGCTTGCATC AAAGTTTGAAGAAATCTACCCTCCCGAAGTAGCCGAGTTTGTCTACATCACAGATGACACCTACACCAAGAAGCAGGTTCTAAGGATGGAGCACTTAATTTTGAAGGTTTTGTCGTTTGACTTGGCAGCTCCAACAATCAACCAGTTCCTCACCCAGTACTTTTTACATCAGCAGACAGATGCTAAAATGGAGAGCCTCTCAATG TACCTTGGGGAGCTGAGTCTAATTGATGCTGATCCTTACCTGAAATACTTGCCATCAGTTAttgctgctgcagcatttctttTAGCAGACTACACACTCACTGGACGAACTTGG CCTGAATCCCTGTGCAAAGTAACTGGCTACACCCTTGAAGACATCAAGCCTTGCCTCATGGACCTACACAACACCTACCTCAAAGCAGCCCAGCACACACAACAGTCCATAAGGGAAAAGTACAAGAGTACAAA GTACCATGAAGTATCGCTTATTGACCCGCCAGACACACTAAACTTATTGTAA
- the EXOSC9 gene encoding exosome complex component RRP45 isoform X2: MKATPLSNCERRFLLRAIQERKRLDGRQCYDYRNIRVSFGADRGCCIVELGKTRVLAQVSCELVSPKPNRPTEGVLFFNLELSPMAAPGLEPGRQSELLVSLNRLLERCLRDSKCIDTESLCVVAGEKVWQIRLDMHLLNHDGNITDAASIAGIVALCHFRRPDVSVQGEEVTVYTPEERDPVPLSIHHMPICVTFAFFHQGTYLLVDPSEREERVMDGLLVIAMNKHREICTIQSSGVVMLVQDQILRCSKITAVKVAEITELIQKALENDHKARKEGGKFGFAESIPNQRITAFKMESAAVDTNNVEEQAGEIIAKADPPSEVFANPILHTPGTAQIGEGIENSWGDLEESEKEEAAEEEGESEAAAFECQKTETEDTNMMKETKEDEPILLSDSEEEEVVILEPQEVPRKTRSEVWCCVPALAMENLVVVCSALPRN; this comes from the exons ATGAAGGCGACGCCGCTCTCCAACTGCGAGCGCCGCTTCCTCCTCCGCGCCATCCAGGAGAGGAAG CGCCTGGACGGGCGGCAGTGCTACGACTACCGGAACATCCGCGTGTCCTTCGGCGCCGACCGCGGCTGCTGCATCGTGGAGCTGGGCAAGACCAG GGTTCTTGCACAGGTCTCATGTGAACTTGTTTCCCCCAAGCCAAATCGGCCCACAGAAGGTGTGCTCTTCTTTAATCTGGAGCTCTCCCCCATGGCTGCACCCGGGCTGGAGCCTGGCAG gCAATCTGAGTTACTGGTGTCACTGAACAGACTACTAGAGCGATGCCTGAGAGATTCCAAATGTATAGATACTGAATCTCTCTGTGTTGTTGCTGGTGAAAAG GTTTGGCAAATTCGCCTGGACATGCACCTGTTAAACCACGATGGGAACATCACTGATGCTGCCAGCATAGCAGGAATTGTAGCTCTGTGCCATTTTCGCAGGCCAGACGTGTCTGTGCAAGGAGAGGAAGTAACCGTG TACACTCCTGAGGAACGTGATCCTGTCCCCCTGAGTATCCACCACATGCCCATTTGTGTCACTTTTGCCTTCTTCCATCAAGG GACCTATTTGTTGGTGGATCCCAGTGAACGCGAGGAGCGTGTGATGGATGGGCTCCTCGTGATTGCCATGAACAAACACCGGGAAATTTGTACCATCCAGTCCAGTGGAGTGGTTATGCTGGTGCAAGACCAG ATTCTGAGATGCAGTAAAATAACAGCTGTTAAAGTCGCAGAAATAACAGAACTCATTCAGAAAGCCTTGGAAAACGACCACAAAGCCAG GAAAGAAGGTGGGAAGTTCGGCTTCGCGGAATCTATCCCGAACCAAAGGATCACTGCCTTCAAAATGGAGAGTGCTGCTGTTGACACCAACAACGTGGAAGAACAAGCAGGAGAGATCATCGCTAAAGCTGACCCTCCTTCTGAAGT TTTTGCCAATCCAATATTGCACACTCCTGGGACAGCCCAAATTGGGGAAGGAATAGAGAACTCCTGGGGAGACCTTGAAGAATctgagaaggaagaagcagcagaagaggaaggTGAAAGTGAAGCAGCTGCTTTTGAATGTCAGAAGACAGAAACTGAGGATACAAATATGATGAAGGAAACTAAGGAGG atGAACCTATTTTGCTGTCTGACAGCGAGGAGGAAGAAGTTGTCATTCTGGAACCACAGGAAGTACCAAGGAAAACAAG AAGTGAGGTTTggtgctgtgtccctgcacTAGCCATGGAAAACCTCGTTGTTGTGTGCAGTGCACTTCCCAGAAATTAA
- the EXOSC9 gene encoding exosome complex component RRP45 isoform X1 translates to MKATPLSNCERRFLLRAIQERKRLDGRQCYDYRNIRVSFGADRGCCIVELGKTRVLAQVSCELVSPKPNRPTEGVLFFNLELSPMAAPGLEPGRQSELLVSLNRLLERCLRDSKCIDTESLCVVAGEKVWQIRLDMHLLNHDGNITDAASIAGIVALCHFRRPDVSVQGEEVTVYTPEERDPVPLSIHHMPICVTFAFFHQGTYLLVDPSEREERVMDGLLVIAMNKHREICTIQSSGVVMLVQDQILRCSKITAVKVAEITELIQKALENDHKARKEGGKFGFAESIPNQRITAFKMESAAVDTNNVEEQAGEIIAKADPPSEVFANPILHTPGTAQIGEGIENSWGDLEESEKEEAAEEEGESEAAAFECQKTETEDTNMMKETKEDEPILLSDSEEEEVVILEPQEVPRKTRTQTSTKPENTSKKAFNKRRRKKRTSR, encoded by the exons ATGAAGGCGACGCCGCTCTCCAACTGCGAGCGCCGCTTCCTCCTCCGCGCCATCCAGGAGAGGAAG CGCCTGGACGGGCGGCAGTGCTACGACTACCGGAACATCCGCGTGTCCTTCGGCGCCGACCGCGGCTGCTGCATCGTGGAGCTGGGCAAGACCAG GGTTCTTGCACAGGTCTCATGTGAACTTGTTTCCCCCAAGCCAAATCGGCCCACAGAAGGTGTGCTCTTCTTTAATCTGGAGCTCTCCCCCATGGCTGCACCCGGGCTGGAGCCTGGCAG gCAATCTGAGTTACTGGTGTCACTGAACAGACTACTAGAGCGATGCCTGAGAGATTCCAAATGTATAGATACTGAATCTCTCTGTGTTGTTGCTGGTGAAAAG GTTTGGCAAATTCGCCTGGACATGCACCTGTTAAACCACGATGGGAACATCACTGATGCTGCCAGCATAGCAGGAATTGTAGCTCTGTGCCATTTTCGCAGGCCAGACGTGTCTGTGCAAGGAGAGGAAGTAACCGTG TACACTCCTGAGGAACGTGATCCTGTCCCCCTGAGTATCCACCACATGCCCATTTGTGTCACTTTTGCCTTCTTCCATCAAGG GACCTATTTGTTGGTGGATCCCAGTGAACGCGAGGAGCGTGTGATGGATGGGCTCCTCGTGATTGCCATGAACAAACACCGGGAAATTTGTACCATCCAGTCCAGTGGAGTGGTTATGCTGGTGCAAGACCAG ATTCTGAGATGCAGTAAAATAACAGCTGTTAAAGTCGCAGAAATAACAGAACTCATTCAGAAAGCCTTGGAAAACGACCACAAAGCCAG GAAAGAAGGTGGGAAGTTCGGCTTCGCGGAATCTATCCCGAACCAAAGGATCACTGCCTTCAAAATGGAGAGTGCTGCTGTTGACACCAACAACGTGGAAGAACAAGCAGGAGAGATCATCGCTAAAGCTGACCCTCCTTCTGAAGT TTTTGCCAATCCAATATTGCACACTCCTGGGACAGCCCAAATTGGGGAAGGAATAGAGAACTCCTGGGGAGACCTTGAAGAATctgagaaggaagaagcagcagaagaggaaggTGAAAGTGAAGCAGCTGCTTTTGAATGTCAGAAGACAGAAACTGAGGATACAAATATGATGAAGGAAACTAAGGAGG atGAACCTATTTTGCTGTCTGACAGCGAGGAGGAAGAAGTTGTCATTCTGGAACCACAGGAAGTACCAAGGAAAACAAG AACACAGACCAGCACGAAACCAGAAAATACAAGTAAGAAAGCATTTaacaaaaggagaagaaagaagagaactTCCCGATAA